From uncultured Roseateles sp., the proteins below share one genomic window:
- a CDS encoding XRE family transcriptional regulator — protein MSDPSAAIGLRIKLERTQRGWSLAELAERAGVSKAMISKIERGEASPTATVLGRLSGALGLALSALLALAEQSAGRVSHRDTQTLWQDPETGYTRRRLSPSGSSALELLEIALPAGVRVPYPASAFSFQHEQILVLENTLVFVEGAIEHRLEAGDCLQLGPPEDCVFINPGRLPCRYLIALVRR, from the coding sequence ATGAGCGACCCCAGCGCCGCCATCGGCCTGCGCATCAAGCTGGAGCGCACGCAACGCGGCTGGTCCCTGGCTGAGCTGGCCGAGCGCGCCGGCGTGTCAAAGGCGATGATCAGCAAGATCGAGCGCGGCGAGGCCAGCCCCACCGCCACGGTGCTGGGCCGGCTGTCGGGCGCACTCGGTCTGGCCCTGTCGGCACTGCTGGCCCTGGCCGAGCAATCGGCCGGGCGGGTCAGCCATCGCGACACGCAAACCCTCTGGCAGGACCCCGAGACCGGCTACACCCGGAGGCGCCTCTCGCCCAGCGGCAGCAGCGCACTGGAGCTGCTGGAGATAGCGCTGCCCGCCGGCGTGCGCGTGCCCTATCCGGCCAGTGCCTTCAGTTTCCAGCACGAGCAGATCCTGGTGCTGGAGAACACGCTGGTCTTCGTCGAGGGCGCCATCGAACACCGGCTCGAGGCCGGTGATTGCCTGCAGCTGGGGCCGCCGGAGGACTGCGTCTTCATCAACCCGGGCCGGCTGCCCTGCCGCTATCTGATCGCCCTGGTGCGGCGCTGA
- a CDS encoding ATP-binding cassette domain-containing protein yields MKIALDAAAARHPAARPGAAAALQPITLRIAQGESVAVIGPSGAGKTTLLQLLACALPPAEGSLQLDGVNPWTLPRRELQRLRGRLFLAPQVPPLPPRQRVVTAVLAGRLPAMSLWASLRSLLHPIDMAAAQAALARFDLADKLFERVDRLSGGERQRVGLARALLAPAGLWLIDEPLSALDPTRAAQACTTLFDEARARGVTLVASLHQVEIALARFPRIVGLRDGLLAFDLPASEVTPNRLAALYAQHEDELQGPAPTPPAVSGDAARLVGATCR; encoded by the coding sequence TTGAAGATAGCGCTTGATGCCGCAGCGGCTCGTCACCCGGCGGCCCGACCCGGTGCCGCAGCCGCCTTGCAGCCAATCACGCTGCGCATCGCGCAGGGCGAGTCGGTGGCCGTGATCGGCCCGTCGGGTGCCGGCAAGACGACCCTGCTGCAGCTGCTGGCCTGCGCCCTGCCTCCGGCCGAAGGCAGCTTGCAACTGGACGGCGTCAATCCCTGGACCCTGCCGCGCCGCGAACTGCAGCGCCTGCGCGGCCGCCTGTTCCTGGCGCCGCAGGTGCCACCGCTGCCGCCGCGCCAGCGCGTCGTCACGGCCGTGCTGGCCGGGCGGCTGCCGGCGATGAGCTTGTGGGCCAGCCTGCGCTCGCTGCTCCACCCGATCGACATGGCCGCGGCGCAGGCGGCACTGGCCCGCTTCGATCTGGCCGACAAGCTGTTCGAGCGGGTCGATCGCCTGTCGGGCGGCGAGCGCCAGCGCGTCGGCCTGGCGCGGGCGCTGCTGGCGCCGGCCGGGCTGTGGCTGATCGACGAGCCGCTGTCGGCGCTGGACCCGACGCGTGCCGCCCAGGCCTGCACGACCCTGTTCGATGAGGCGCGGGCGCGAGGCGTCACCCTGGTGGCCTCGCTGCACCAGGTGGAGATAGCGCTGGCGCGGTTTCCGCGCATTGTCGGCCTGCGCGACGGCCTGCTGGCCTTCGACCTGCCCGCCAGCGAAGTCACGCCGAACCGGCTGGCCGCGCTGTACGCCCAGCATGAAGACGAGCTGCAAGGCCCGGCGCCGACACCGCCGGCGGTGAGCGGCGACGCGGCGCGCCTGGTCGGCGCCACCTGCCGATGA
- a CDS encoding lipocalin family protein, which yields MSAQSRGHDFRPILPMPDLLTRKTFTRACALLLAAVLTLGACSTGVPEGIVAVTPFELKRYEGTWYEIARLDHSFERGLSDVSARYRAQPDGSVDVINRGFDTKSGEWRQANGRALFTGPADRGSLKVSFFGPFYGGYHVMALDQQAYRWSMVVGPDRDYLWILSRDKQLSPAVREDLLRRAKAAGIAVERLIWVAQTRQDG from the coding sequence GTGAGCGCACAATCGCGCGGTCACGACTTTCGTCCCATCCTGCCTATGCCCGACCTCCTGACCCGAAAGACGTTCACGCGCGCTTGCGCTCTGCTGCTGGCCGCGGTGCTGACGCTCGGCGCCTGCTCCACCGGCGTGCCCGAGGGCATCGTCGCGGTGACGCCCTTCGAGCTCAAGCGCTACGAGGGCACCTGGTACGAGATCGCCCGGCTCGACCACTCGTTCGAGCGGGGCCTCAGTGATGTCAGCGCACGCTACCGTGCCCAGCCTGACGGCAGTGTCGATGTCATCAACCGCGGCTTCGACACCAAGAGCGGCGAATGGCGCCAGGCCAATGGCCGCGCGCTGTTCACCGGCCCGGCCGACCGGGGCTCGCTGAAGGTCTCGTTTTTCGGTCCGTTCTACGGCGGCTATCACGTCATGGCCCTGGACCAGCAGGCCTACCGCTGGTCCATGGTTGTCGGGCCTGATCGGGACTATCTGTGGATTCTGTCCCGTGACAAACAGCTGAGCCCGGCCGTGCGCGAGGATCTGCTGCGCCGGGCCAAGGCGGCCGGCATTGCGGTGGAGCGGCTGATCTGGGTCGCCCAGACCCGCCAGGACGGCTGA
- the phnE gene encoding phosphonate ABC transporter, permease protein PhnE codes for MSRGRFFLAGLAVLVIASFWSLDLQWAQFFSVEAARSMGRFLGEFFPPDLSPAFLRRVGWGALETLAMSALGTLLAAVAGLLLAWPASRLPGDGRSLSRAPLRLLLNALRSVPELVWAALLLISAGLGPLAGTLALAVHTTGVLGRLFADALENIDAGPGLALRTQGVGKGRVLLYAGLPQVLPQLLSYTLYRWENNIRAAAVLGVVGAGGLGQLLAFHMGLFQMGKTATVLGAMLLLVALVDALSYVCRRRMG; via the coding sequence ATGAGCAGAGGCCGTTTCTTCCTGGCCGGCCTTGCCGTACTGGTCATTGCCAGCTTCTGGTCGCTGGACCTGCAATGGGCGCAGTTCTTCTCTGTTGAGGCGGCGCGCAGCATGGGCCGCTTTCTGGGGGAGTTCTTCCCGCCTGATCTGAGCCCGGCTTTTCTGCGCAGGGTCGGCTGGGGTGCACTGGAGACCCTGGCGATGTCGGCTCTCGGGACCCTGCTGGCGGCGGTGGCTGGTCTGCTGCTGGCCTGGCCGGCGAGCCGGCTGCCCGGGGATGGGCGCTCGCTCAGCCGCGCGCCGCTGCGCCTGCTGCTCAACGCCCTGCGCTCGGTGCCCGAGCTGGTGTGGGCAGCGCTCTTGCTGATCTCGGCCGGCCTCGGGCCGCTGGCCGGCACCTTGGCGCTGGCCGTGCACACCACCGGCGTGCTGGGCCGGCTGTTCGCCGACGCGCTGGAGAACATCGATGCCGGACCGGGCCTGGCGCTGCGCACGCAGGGGGTGGGCAAGGGGCGGGTGTTGCTCTACGCCGGCCTGCCCCAGGTGTTGCCGCAGCTGCTCAGCTACACGCTGTACCGCTGGGAGAACAATATCCGCGCCGCCGCCGTGCTGGGCGTGGTCGGTGCCGGCGGGTTGGGCCAGTTGCTGGCCTTCCACATGGGGCTGTTCCAGATGGGCAAGACGGCAACCGTGCTGGGCGCGATGCTGCTGCTGGTGGCCCTGGTCGATGCGCTGAGCTATGTCTGCCGCCGCCGCATGGGCTGA
- a CDS encoding HAD-IA family hydrolase encodes MSSSLPTASVAVDALLFDVGGVLIDIDFKRALRSWAQASGADEALLAQRFAFDQAYEAHERGELSSAEFFAALRSTLQIQLSQAQWLAGWNAIFLGPIAGVTELLRELGALLPIYLFSNTNAAHHAFWGSQYPDLLAPVQRVFCSHEIGLRKPTVESYRRVIAELGFAPERIAFFDDSALNLEGARQAGLQTFHITGPDSLRQALEAGLGFDLAR; translated from the coding sequence ATGAGTTCCAGTCTGCCCACGGCTTCGGTGGCGGTGGATGCCCTGCTGTTCGATGTCGGCGGCGTGCTGATCGACATCGACTTCAAGCGTGCCCTGCGCAGCTGGGCCCAGGCATCCGGTGCGGACGAAGCCCTGCTGGCGCAGCGCTTCGCCTTCGACCAGGCCTACGAGGCCCACGAGCGCGGCGAACTCAGCTCGGCCGAATTCTTTGCCGCCCTGCGCAGCACCCTGCAGATCCAGCTCAGCCAGGCCCAGTGGCTGGCCGGCTGGAATGCGATCTTTCTCGGGCCCATTGCCGGGGTAACCGAGTTGTTGCGCGAACTCGGCGCCCTCCTGCCGATATATCTGTTCTCCAACACCAATGCCGCGCACCACGCCTTCTGGGGCAGCCAATACCCGGATTTGCTGGCGCCGGTGCAGCGCGTGTTTTGCTCGCACGAAATCGGGCTGCGCAAGCCCACCGTCGAATCCTACCGGCGCGTCATCGCGGAGCTAGGGTTTGCCCCAGAGCGCATCGCCTTCTTCGATGACTCGGCGCTCAATCTGGAGGGTGCGCGACAGGCCGGGCTGCAGACCTTCCACATCACCGGACCGGACTCGCTGCGCCAGGCGCTGGAGGCCGGGCTGGGCTTCGATTTGGCGCGCTGA
- a CDS encoding tripartite tricarboxylate transporter substrate binding protein, whose translation MTTFSARPQRTRLAWLAALAALGAGGLLTGAAQAQSGWPTKPVTIVVPFPAGGGTDAFARPLTAMLTKQMGKQIIIDNKGGAGGTVGASVAAKAAPDGYTFFMGAVHHAIAPSMYPKLDYQLETDFIPVALIASVPQVIVVNPQRVPVSDLKGLLEMMRKNPGKLNYGSAGNGTSHHLAGELFKLQTKTFVTHIPYRGAGPALQDLIAGQVDLMFDGLGSSANHIKSGRIKALAVASAKRAPGFPDVPTSAEAGVPTYQVATWYGLWAPKGTPKEAIDRMRAELVKAYATPEIHDIWTGLGAEMPNLYGEAFGKFVSAEVKRWAEVVKSSGAKLD comes from the coding sequence ATGACGACCTTTTCAGCGCGCCCGCAGCGCACCCGACTGGCCTGGCTGGCCGCCTTGGCAGCCCTAGGCGCCGGCGGCCTGCTGACCGGCGCGGCCCAGGCACAGAGCGGCTGGCCGACCAAGCCGGTGACCATCGTCGTGCCCTTCCCGGCCGGCGGCGGCACCGACGCCTTTGCGCGGCCGCTGACCGCCATGCTGACCAAGCAGATGGGCAAGCAGATCATCATCGACAACAAGGGCGGCGCGGGGGGCACCGTCGGCGCCTCGGTGGCGGCCAAGGCGGCGCCGGATGGCTACACCTTCTTCATGGGCGCCGTGCACCACGCCATTGCGCCCAGCATGTATCCGAAGCTGGACTATCAGCTGGAGACCGACTTCATTCCGGTGGCCCTGATCGCCAGCGTGCCCCAGGTCATCGTCGTCAATCCGCAGCGGGTGCCGGTGTCCGATCTGAAGGGCTTGCTGGAGATGATGCGCAAGAACCCCGGCAAGCTGAACTACGGCTCGGCGGGCAACGGCACCTCGCACCATCTGGCCGGCGAGCTGTTCAAGCTGCAGACCAAGACCTTCGTCACCCACATCCCCTACCGCGGCGCCGGCCCGGCCCTGCAGGACCTGATCGCCGGCCAGGTGGATCTGATGTTCGACGGCCTGGGCTCATCGGCCAACCACATCAAGAGCGGTCGCATCAAGGCGCTGGCCGTCGCCTCGGCCAAGCGCGCTCCGGGTTTCCCGGATGTGCCGACCAGCGCCGAAGCCGGCGTGCCGACCTACCAGGTCGCCACCTGGTACGGCCTGTGGGCCCCCAAGGGCACGCCCAAGGAGGCGATAGACCGCATGCGCGCCGAGCTGGTCAAGGCCTACGCCACCCCCGAAATCCACGACATCTGGACAGGCCTCGGTGCCGAGATGCCCAATCTCTACGGCGAAGCCTTCGGCAAGTTCGTCAGCGCCGAGGTCAAGCGCTGGGCCGAGGTGGTGAAGAGCTCGGGCGCCAAGCTGGATTGA
- the senA gene encoding selenoneine synthase SenA, which produces MSVHRPTGEALRRAAPESLAEALRQSRADTLAIAALFEQGPEVPRRAGLNPPRWELGHIGWFQEFWIARHPQRHLGPRADPQAPRLPALRGNADALYDSSQVPHASRWSLPLPDAAATRDDLHQQLQGTLALLTHTETADDALYFFRLALLHEDMHHEAGLYMAQALDMGVSDPRWQPRALPQPRQPLRLDAAIHRLGDAGPGFAFDNELAAHDQPLTAFEIDSRVVSWAEFLPFVEAGGYGQPHWWSGPGRRWLSEQAPAAPRYLRRAGKDWEQRLWGRWRPLDPALPACHLNAHEAQAWCAWAGRRLPTEAEWERAALAPSDPAFAWGSVWEWTASAFAPYPGFRPHPYQDYSAPWFDGRPVLRGASFGTQPRLHHPRYRNFFTAERNDIFAGFRSCAR; this is translated from the coding sequence ATGAGCGTTCACCGCCCCACCGGCGAGGCCCTGCGCCGTGCCGCGCCCGAGTCGCTGGCCGAGGCGCTGCGTCAAAGCCGTGCCGACACGCTGGCCATCGCGGCGTTGTTCGAGCAAGGCCCCGAGGTGCCCCGGCGCGCCGGCCTGAATCCGCCGCGCTGGGAGCTGGGCCATATCGGCTGGTTCCAGGAGTTCTGGATCGCGCGCCATCCGCAGCGGCATCTCGGCCCGCGGGCCGACCCGCAGGCGCCGCGCCTGCCCGCGCTGCGCGGCAATGCCGATGCGCTGTACGACTCCAGCCAGGTGCCTCATGCCAGCCGCTGGTCGCTGCCCCTGCCGGATGCGGCGGCCACGCGCGATGATCTGCACCAGCAGTTGCAGGGCACACTGGCGCTGCTGACGCACACCGAGACTGCCGACGACGCGCTCTACTTCTTCCGCCTGGCCCTGTTGCATGAGGACATGCACCACGAGGCGGGCCTGTACATGGCGCAGGCGCTGGACATGGGCGTGAGCGACCCACGCTGGCAGCCCCGTGCCCTGCCCCAGCCCAGGCAGCCGCTGCGCCTGGACGCCGCTATCCACCGCCTGGGCGATGCGGGGCCGGGCTTTGCGTTCGACAACGAGCTGGCCGCACATGACCAGCCGCTGACGGCCTTCGAGATCGACAGCCGCGTCGTCAGCTGGGCCGAGTTCCTGCCCTTTGTCGAGGCCGGAGGCTATGGGCAGCCACACTGGTGGAGCGGGCCGGGCCGGCGCTGGCTGAGCGAACAGGCACCCGCCGCACCGCGCTATCTGCGTCGTGCGGGCAAGGACTGGGAGCAGCGGCTGTGGGGGCGCTGGCGCCCGCTTGACCCGGCCCTGCCGGCCTGCCATTTGAACGCCCACGAGGCCCAGGCCTGGTGCGCCTGGGCCGGCCGGCGCCTGCCGACCGAGGCCGAATGGGAGCGGGCGGCGCTGGCGCCGTCGGACCCGGCCTTTGCCTGGGGGTCGGTCTGGGAGTGGACGGCCAGTGCCTTCGCCCCCTACCCCGGCTTTCGCCCTCATCCCTACCAGGACTATTCGGCGCCCTGGTTCGATGGCCGGCCGGTGCTGCGCGGTGCCTCGTTCGGCACCCAGCCGCGCCTGCACCACCCGCGCTACCGCAACTTCTTCACCGCCGAGCGCAATGACATCTTTGCCGGCTTTCGCAGCTGCGCCCGCTGA
- a CDS encoding ABC transporter permease subunit, with protein sequence MSAAGGPALRDPARLGRLFWLGAGLALLWPLCLATEFRPWVLLEPDSLRVTARFLGDFFPPTLRPDFLLLVARETWRTVAMATAGITLALLLAIPLTLLSTRVLSISALSGRMAPGPFWLRQLLRWLMMVLRSVPELVWALVFVRVVGLGPTAGVLAIALTYGGMLGKVYGEILESSDGQVGEALLRCGSSRLQTFFYALLPQNAAELCSYTVYRWECAIRSSVVLGFVGAGGLGQQLDGAMKMFNGAEVSTMLLVFMALVALADRTSAWLRKVLA encoded by the coding sequence ATGAGTGCTGCGGGCGGCCCGGCCCTGCGCGACCCGGCCCGGCTGGGCCGCCTGTTCTGGCTCGGCGCCGGCCTGGCGCTGCTGTGGCCGCTTTGCCTGGCGACCGAGTTCCGGCCCTGGGTTTTGCTGGAGCCCGACAGCCTGCGCGTCACCGCGCGCTTTCTGGGCGACTTCTTCCCGCCCACGCTGCGGCCGGACTTCCTGCTGCTGGTGGCGCGCGAGACCTGGCGCACCGTGGCCATGGCCACCGCCGGCATCACGCTGGCCCTGCTGCTGGCCATTCCGCTGACCCTGCTGTCGACCCGCGTGCTGTCGATTTCGGCGCTGAGCGGTCGCATGGCGCCGGGGCCGTTCTGGCTCAGGCAGCTGCTGCGCTGGCTGATGATGGTGTTGCGCAGCGTGCCCGAGCTGGTCTGGGCGTTGGTGTTCGTGCGTGTCGTCGGCCTGGGGCCCACCGCCGGCGTGCTGGCGATTGCGCTGACCTACGGCGGCATGCTGGGTAAGGTTTACGGCGAGATACTGGAAAGCAGTGACGGCCAGGTCGGCGAGGCGCTGCTGCGTTGTGGCAGCTCGCGGCTGCAGACCTTCTTCTATGCGCTGCTGCCGCAGAACGCGGCCGAGCTGTGCTCGTACACCGTCTATCGCTGGGAATGCGCGATCCGCTCCTCGGTGGTGCTGGGTTTTGTCGGCGCCGGTGGCCTGGGACAGCAGCTGGACGGTGCGATGAAGATGTTCAACGGCGCCGAGGTCTCGACGATGCTGCTGGTCTTCATGGCCCTGGTGGCCCTGGCCGACCGCACCAGCGCCTGGTTGCGCAAGGTGCTGGCATGA
- a CDS encoding putative selenate ABC transporter substrate-binding protein, which yields MPNIITTLKTLLACTLVSAGALAQAQQVLRVTAIPDESPTELARKAGPLVKYLETRLNMKVEYTPVTDYAAAVETLVNRKVDLAWFGGFTFVQANVRSGGKVLPLVQREEDEKFRSVFITSEPAIQSLADLKGKDVSFGSQSSTSGHLMPRSFLLQAKIDPEKDFKRVAYSGAHDATIAAVVAGKVQGGALNISVWEKFVADKKVDLSKVRVIYTTPPYYDYNWSVHADMPQALRDKLTQAFLALSRDTAEGKEILELQRATRFVPTKVDNYKGIEAAARSAGLL from the coding sequence ATGCCCAACATCATCACCACACTGAAGACCCTGCTGGCCTGCACCCTTGTCAGCGCGGGCGCCCTGGCGCAGGCCCAGCAGGTGCTGCGCGTCACCGCCATCCCCGACGAGTCGCCCACCGAGCTGGCGCGCAAGGCCGGGCCGTTGGTCAAGTATCTCGAGACCCGGCTGAACATGAAGGTCGAGTACACGCCGGTGACCGACTACGCCGCCGCCGTCGAGACCCTGGTCAACAGAAAGGTCGATCTGGCCTGGTTCGGCGGCTTCACCTTTGTGCAGGCGAATGTGCGCTCGGGTGGCAAGGTGCTGCCCCTGGTGCAGCGCGAGGAGGACGAGAAGTTCCGCTCGGTCTTCATCACCAGCGAACCGGCAATACAGTCGCTGGCCGATCTGAAGGGCAAGGACGTCAGCTTCGGCTCGCAGAGCTCGACCTCGGGCCATCTGATGCCGCGCAGCTTTCTGCTCCAGGCCAAGATAGACCCGGAGAAGGACTTCAAGCGCGTGGCCTACAGCGGCGCGCACGACGCCACCATCGCCGCCGTAGTCGCCGGCAAGGTGCAGGGCGGCGCGCTGAACATCTCGGTCTGGGAGAAGTTCGTCGCCGACAAGAAGGTGGACCTGAGCAAGGTGCGCGTGATCTACACCACCCCGCCCTACTACGACTACAACTGGAGCGTGCACGCCGACATGCCGCAGGCGCTGCGCGACAAGCTGACCCAGGCCTTCCTGGCCCTGAGCCGCGACACGGCCGAGGGCAAGGAGATTCTGGAACTGCAGCGCGCCACCCGCTTTGTGCCGACCAAGGTGGACAACTACAAGGGCATAGAGGCCGCCGCACGCAGCGCCGGCCTGCTCTGA
- a CDS encoding GNAT family N-acetyltransferase: MSETLPACSVREAIAADAPALHDIYLRARALAFPWREPPESLAADSAGEWMLVACRGDRLLGFVSCQRAEAFIHHLYVDPACHGRGIGTALLQACLDGMHHRPAALKCVLRNQAALAFYARHGWTAAATQPPDAQDYVLLHLI, translated from the coding sequence GTGAGCGAGACACTGCCCGCCTGCTCCGTGCGCGAGGCCATCGCCGCCGACGCGCCGGCACTGCACGACATCTATCTGCGGGCCCGCGCCCTGGCCTTTCCGTGGCGTGAGCCGCCCGAGAGCCTCGCCGCGGACAGCGCCGGCGAGTGGATGCTGGTGGCCTGTCGCGGCGACCGGCTGCTGGGCTTTGTCTCCTGCCAGCGGGCCGAGGCCTTCATCCACCATCTGTATGTGGACCCGGCCTGCCATGGCCGCGGCATAGGCACGGCCCTGCTTCAGGCTTGCCTGGACGGCATGCACCACCGCCCCGCCGCACTGAAGTGCGTGCTGAGGAACCAGGCTGCACTGGCTTTTTATGCCCGCCATGGCTGGACGGCAGCCGCCACCCAGCCCCCCGACGCGCAGGACTATGTGCTGCTGCACCTGATTTGA
- a CDS encoding SRPBCC family protein — MSTHTVRLHRVIKAPAERVYRAFLDADAMAKWLPPHGFTGKVHHMDARVGGSYRMSFTNFSNGHSHAFGGDYLELLPHERIRYTGKFDDPHLPGVMQTTITLRTVFCGTEMHVEQEGIPAIVPPEACYLGWQESLTLLAQLIEAKVSE; from the coding sequence ATGTCCACTCACACTGTCCGGCTCCACCGCGTCATCAAGGCCCCGGCCGAGCGGGTCTATCGCGCGTTTCTGGATGCCGATGCCATGGCGAAGTGGCTGCCACCGCATGGCTTCACGGGCAAGGTCCACCACATGGATGCCAGGGTCGGCGGCAGCTACCGGATGTCGTTCACCAATTTCTCGAATGGCCACAGCCACGCCTTCGGCGGGGACTATCTGGAGCTGCTGCCGCACGAGCGGATTCGCTACACCGGCAAGTTCGACGATCCGCATCTGCCCGGCGTGATGCAGACCACCATCACCTTGCGGACCGTGTTCTGCGGCACCGAGATGCATGTCGAGCAAGAGGGCATACCGGCCATCGTTCCGCCCGAGGCCTGTTACCTGGGTTGGCAGGAGTCACTGACGCTGCTGGCCCAACTCATCGAAGCCAAGGTGTCGGAGTAG
- a CDS encoding RidA family protein yields the protein MTRRLISSGSSFEHDIGYSRAVVDGEWVFVSGTTGFDYQTMTVSDDLLEQTEQCLKNIAAALTEAGASFADIVRVTYVLPDAAGFPNCWPILRKYFGEVRPAAMMISAGLADPRMKIEIEVTARKRA from the coding sequence ATGACCCGTCGATTGATCAGCTCCGGATCCAGCTTCGAACACGATATCGGCTACTCGCGGGCCGTGGTGGACGGCGAGTGGGTGTTCGTCTCCGGCACCACCGGCTTCGACTACCAGACCATGACCGTCTCCGACGATTTGCTGGAGCAGACCGAACAGTGCCTGAAGAACATAGCGGCGGCACTCACCGAGGCCGGGGCCAGCTTTGCCGACATCGTCCGCGTGACCTATGTGCTGCCCGATGCGGCCGGGTTCCCCAACTGCTGGCCCATCCTGCGCAAGTACTTCGGCGAGGTGCGGCCGGCGGCGATGATGATCTCGGCCGGCCTGGCCGACCCGCGCATGAAGATCGAGATTGAAGTGACGGCACGCAAGCGGGCATGA
- a CDS encoding malonyl-CoA synthase codes for MPNANLFAALRDQFPADLEQTAIEVADTPGLNYSWRDIDRATAMMANLLASLDLPAGSRVAVQTEKSVEALMLYLAVLRAGYVFLPLNTAYQAAEIEYFVGNAEPAVVVCSGKNFGWVSKIAFNAGTEHVFTLNEDRTGSLLERAAHQSDQHQTVVKGTDELAAILYTSGTTGRSKGAMLTHGNMLSNALVLKDYWGWKPGDVLVHALPIFHVHGLFVATHGALLNGSKMIWFARFDPHAVIAKLPEATVFMGVPTLYVRLLGEASFGKQACRNMRLFISGSAPMLIETFNEFLARTGHQILERYGMSETVMLTSNPYHAKDGARRGGTVGFPLPGVGLRLRDDKGQPCPTGEIGGIEVRGPNVFVGYWRMPEKTREEFTADGWFKTGDVGRIDEQGYVTIVGRSKDLIISGGYNVYPAEIEGYINDMAGVNESAVIGVPHRDFGEAVVAVVVAKSGAALDGARIAATLKGKIANFKVPKQVFVVAELPRNTMGKVQKNLLRDQHRGLFA; via the coding sequence ATGCCCAACGCCAATCTGTTCGCCGCGCTGCGCGACCAATTCCCCGCCGATCTGGAACAGACCGCCATCGAGGTGGCCGACACCCCGGGGCTGAACTACAGCTGGCGCGACATCGACCGCGCCACCGCGATGATGGCGAATCTGCTGGCCTCGCTGGATCTGCCGGCCGGCAGCCGAGTCGCGGTGCAGACCGAGAAGTCGGTCGAGGCGCTGATGCTGTACCTGGCCGTGCTGCGCGCCGGCTATGTCTTCCTGCCGCTGAACACCGCCTACCAGGCCGCCGAGATCGAGTACTTCGTCGGCAATGCCGAGCCGGCCGTCGTCGTCTGCTCGGGCAAGAACTTCGGCTGGGTCAGCAAGATTGCCTTCAATGCCGGCACCGAGCATGTGTTCACCCTGAACGAGGACCGCACCGGCAGCCTGCTGGAGCGCGCCGCCCATCAGTCGGACCAGCACCAGACCGTGGTCAAGGGCACGGACGAGCTGGCCGCCATCCTCTACACCAGCGGCACCACCGGGCGCAGCAAGGGCGCGATGCTGACCCACGGCAATATGCTCAGCAATGCCCTGGTGCTGAAGGACTACTGGGGCTGGAAGCCCGGCGACGTGCTGGTTCACGCCCTGCCCATCTTCCATGTCCACGGCCTGTTCGTCGCCACGCATGGCGCCCTGCTCAACGGCAGCAAGATGATCTGGTTCGCCCGCTTCGACCCACATGCGGTGATCGCCAAGCTGCCCGAGGCCACCGTCTTCATGGGCGTGCCGACGCTGTACGTGCGCCTGCTTGGCGAGGCCTCGTTCGGCAAGCAGGCCTGCAGGAATATGCGCCTCTTCATCAGCGGCTCGGCGCCTATGCTGATCGAGACCTTCAACGAATTCCTCGCCCGCACCGGCCACCAGATTCTCGAACGCTACGGCATGAGCGAGACGGTGATGCTGACCAGCAACCCCTATCACGCCAAGGATGGCGCGCGGCGCGGCGGCACAGTCGGCTTCCCGCTGCCCGGCGTGGGCCTGCGCCTGCGGGACGACAAGGGCCAGCCCTGCCCCACCGGCGAGATCGGCGGCATCGAGGTCAGGGGGCCCAACGTCTTCGTCGGCTACTGGCGCATGCCCGAGAAGACCCGGGAAGAGTTCACCGCGGACGGCTGGTTCAAGACCGGCGACGTCGGCCGCATCGACGAACAGGGCTATGTGACCATCGTCGGCCGCAGCAAGGACCTGATCATCAGCGGCGGCTACAACGTCTACCCGGCCGAGATCGAGGGCTATATCAATGACATGGCCGGCGTCAACGAATCGGCGGTGATCGGCGTGCCACACCGGGACTTCGGCGAAGCGGTGGTGGCCGTCGTGGTGGCCAAGTCCGGCGCGGCGCTGGACGGCGCCAGGATCGCCGCCACCCTGAAGGGGAAAATCGCCAACTTCAAGGTGCCCAAGCAGGTCTTCGTCGTTGCCGAGCTGCCGCGCAACACCATGGGCAAGGTGCAGAAGAACCTGCTGCGCGATCAGCACAGGGGTTTGTTCGCATGA
- a CDS encoding cysteine-rich CWC family protein: MSTAPVSSNSACPRCGQPFHCGVADARCDCFDLQLTPGLRQQLAQQYSSCLCVSCLRQLKDQAAAAQQ; the protein is encoded by the coding sequence ATGAGCACGGCGCCTGTCAGCAGCAACAGCGCCTGCCCGCGTTGCGGCCAGCCCTTTCACTGTGGCGTGGCCGATGCCCGCTGCGACTGCTTCGACCTCCAGCTCACGCCGGGCCTGCGCCAGCAACTGGCGCAGCAATACAGCAGCTGCCTGTGCGTCAGTTGCCTGAGGCAGCTGAAGGACCAGGCCGCCGCGGCCCAGCAATGA